From Melospiza melodia melodia isolate bMelMel2 chromosome 31, bMelMel2.pri, whole genome shotgun sequence, one genomic window encodes:
- the LOC134431318 gene encoding cyclic AMP-dependent transcription factor ATF-7-like gives MGDDRPFVCSAPGCGQRFTNEDHLAVHKHKHELTLKFGPARTDSVIIADQTPTPTRFLKNCEEVGLFNELASSFEHEFKKAAEDDEKKGSGALDMSLPSTPDVRVKEEEPLDVDSSPPESPAAARPRSPQRDRDRDRDKEGPPKAVVLSTPTPTIVRPGSLPLHLGYDSLHAAATLPSPTSVITQAPPASRHLGSPSSSLPLVVQLANGQTVPVLPGPPVQMPSVISLARPVAMVPNIPGIPGPPGSSSSSSSGSLSPSALPVHSEAKLRLKASLAASSSLNGSSLAVGSASTLVTARPEQSQGGQHPDTPSPAQPQVSPAQPTPSSGGRRRRAADEDPDERRQRFLERNRAAASRCRQKRKLWVSSLEKKAEELTSQNIQLSNEVTLLRNEVAQLKQLLLAHKDCPVTALQKKSQGYLESPKESSEPSGSPAPVIQHSSAPAAPNGLRSAAEAVASSVLAHMAGQRTELAVPAAAPVIMAPQGHSAGR, from the exons ATGGGTGACGACCGGCCCTTCGTGTGCAGCGCCCCGGGCTGCGGACAG AGGTTCACCAACGAGGACCACCTGGCCGTGCACAAGCACAAGCACGAGCTGACGCTCAAGTTCGGCCCCGCTCGCACCGACTCCGTCATCATCGCAG ATCAGACCCCGACCCCGACGCGGTTCCTGAAGAACTGTGAGGAGGTGGGGCTGTTCAACGAGCTGGCCAGCTCCTTCGAGCACGAGTTCAAGAAAGCGGCCGAGGATGACGAGAAAAAG GGCTCGGGCGCCCTGGACATGTCGCTGCCCTCCACGCCGGACGTGCGGGTCAAGGAGGAGGAGCCGCTGGACGTGGACTCGTCGCCGCCCGAGAGCCCCGCGGCAGCGCGGCCGCGCTCGCCCcagcgggaccgggaccgggaccgggacaag GAGGGCCCCCCCAAGGCCGTGGTCCTGTCCACCCCCACGCCCACCATCGTGCGGCCGGGCTCGCTGCCGCTGCACCTGGGCTACGACAGCCTGCACGCCGCGGCCACGCTGCCCTCGCCAACCTCGGTCATCACCCAGGCGCCGCCCGCCAGCCGCCACCTCGG ctctcccagctcctccctccctctcGTCGTGCAGCTCGCCAACGGCCAGACCGTGCCCGTGCTGCCCGGGCCCCCCGTGCAGATGCCGTCTGTCATCTCG CTGGCCCGGCCCGTGGCCATGGTGCCCAACATCCCTGGCATCCCCGGGCcccccggcagcagcagcagcagcagcagcgggtccCTGTCGCCCTCAGCACTCCCCGTGCACTCGGAAGCCAAACTG AGGCTGAAGGCCAGCCTGGCAGCCTCCTCCTCGCTGAACGGCAGCAGCCTGGCCGTGGGCTCGGCCAGCACCCTGGTGACCGCGCGGCCGGAGCAGAGCCAGGGGGGACAGCACCCCGACACGCCGTCCCCGGCCCAgccacag GTGTCCCCGGCCCAGCCCACGCCCAGCTCCGGGGGCCGGCGCCGGCGCGCGGCTGACGAGGACCCGGACGAGCGCCGGCAGCGCTTCCTGGAGCGGAACCGCGCGGCCGCCTCGCGCTGCCGGCAGAAACGCAAGCTCTGGGTGTCCTCGCTGGAGAAGAAGGCCGAGGAGCTCACCAGCCAGAACATCCAGCTGAGC AACGAGGTGACGCTGCTCAGGAACGAGGTGGCGCAgctgaagcagctgctgctggcccacAAGGACTGTCCCGTCACGGCGCTGCAGAAGAAGAGCCAGGGCTACCTGG AGAGCCCCAAGGAGAGCTCGGAGCCCTCGGGCTCGCCCGCGCCCGTCATCCAGCACAGCTCGGCCCCGGCCGCCCCCAACGGGCTCCGCTCGGCCGCCGAGGCCGTGGCCAGCTCGGTGCTGGCCCACATGGCCGGGCAAAGGACAGAGCTGGCCGTGCCCGCGGCCGCGCCCGTCATCATGGCCCCACAGGGACACTCTGCGGGCAGATGA
- the LOC134431209 gene encoding basic proline-rich protein-like: MAMAVAGRPVLLLLLLLLLAGTPPSARACPGTPGPAPVSPGPAAPPAPAAAALGALLRSLRRPGRAPEAARPRWGWGLQGGPQARLSPRSWDPPAAPCWTTQTPQRFGR; encoded by the exons atGGCGATGGCCGTGGCGGGGCgcccggtgctgctgctgctgctgctgctgctgctggcggggaCCCCGCCCTCCGCCCGCGCCTGTCCCGggacccccggcccggccccggtgagccccggcccggccgcgccgccggCTCCG GCCGCCGCCGCCCTGGGAGCGCTGCTCCGGTCCCTGCGGCGCCCCGGCCGCGCCCCCGAGGCCGCCCGGCCCAG gtggggctgggggctgcaggggggtcCCCAGGCCCGGCTCAGCCCCCGCAGCTGGGACCCCCCGGCGGCCCCGTGCTGGACCACGCAGACCCCGCAGCGCTTCGGCCGCTga